The Salmo salar chromosome ssa06, Ssal_v3.1, whole genome shotgun sequence genome window below encodes:
- the LOC106607925 gene encoding R-spondin-3 isoform X2, translating into MWERGTCLLSCPRGHYGTRSPHVNTCTKCREDCVSCFNRNFCTHCHQGHYLYRGRCEDSCPEGLTPNAALRECNDCPVGCEVCVTRNTCTRCRAGLYLLHGQCHHTCPGGFEPDGQLMECISQVHCKVGEWGDWDLCFRRGRTRGYRKFEEVRRREVLRHPTLYGDPCPKVKEWRKCVIKRRPSPGRSDGKGIRPTEH; encoded by the exons ATGTGGGAGAGGGGGACCTGTCTGCTATCCTGCCCCAGAGGTCACTATGGGACACGCTCCCCACATGTCAACACCTGCACCA AGTGCAGGGAGGACTGTGTTTCCTGCTTCAACAGGAACTTCTGCACTCACTGTCACCAGGGCCACTACCTGTACAGAGGGAGGTGTGAGGACAGCTGCCCCGAGGGCCTGACCCCAAACGCTGCACTAAGAGAGTGCAATG ATTGTCcagtgggctgtgaggtgtgtgtgacgAGGAACACCTGCACCAGGTGTAGAGCAGGACTGTACCTCCTGCATGGCCAGTGCCATCATACCTGCCCAGGGGGGTTTGAGCCTGATGGACAGCTCATGGAGTGCATTTCTCAAG TACACTGTAAGGTGGGAGAATGGGGAGACTGGGACCTCTGCTTTCGGAGAGGGAGGACCCGGGGCTACAGGAAGTTTGAGGAGGTACGAAGAAGAGAGGTCCTACGGCACCCCACCCTGTACGGCGACCCCTGCCCCAAAGTCAAAGAGTGGAGGAAATGTGTCATCAAAAGGAGACCAAGTCCAG GAAGATCAGATGGCAAAGGCATTAGGCCAACAGAACATTGA
- the LOC106607925 gene encoding R-spondin-3 isoform X1 codes for MLIRVPFLIWILHFMDLINGQYFSRHPRHRRSAVVSRLCHAGCLTCSALNGCLSCKPRLFFHLEHDGMWERGTCLLSCPRGHYGTRSPHVNTCTKCREDCVSCFNRNFCTHCHQGHYLYRGRCEDSCPEGLTPNAALRECNDCPVGCEVCVTRNTCTRCRAGLYLLHGQCHHTCPGGFEPDGQLMECISQVHCKVGEWGDWDLCFRRGRTRGYRKFEEVRRREVLRHPTLYGDPCPKVKEWRKCVIKRRPSPGRSDGKGIRPTEH; via the exons ATGCTAATTCGGGTACCATTTCTGATTTGGATTCTGCACTTCATGGATCTTATTAATGGACAATATTTCTCAAGACATCCACGACATAGAC GTAGCGCAGTGGTGAGCAGGTTGTGTCATGCTGGCTGCCTGACATGCTCAGCGTTAAACGGCTGCCTGTCCTGTAAGCCCCGCCTCTTCTTCCACTTGGAGCATGATGGGATGTGGGAGAGGGGGACCTGTCTGCTATCCTGCCCCAGAGGTCACTATGGGACACGCTCCCCACATGTCAACACCTGCACCA AGTGCAGGGAGGACTGTGTTTCCTGCTTCAACAGGAACTTCTGCACTCACTGTCACCAGGGCCACTACCTGTACAGAGGGAGGTGTGAGGACAGCTGCCCCGAGGGCCTGACCCCAAACGCTGCACTAAGAGAGTGCAATG ATTGTCcagtgggctgtgaggtgtgtgtgacgAGGAACACCTGCACCAGGTGTAGAGCAGGACTGTACCTCCTGCATGGCCAGTGCCATCATACCTGCCCAGGGGGGTTTGAGCCTGATGGACAGCTCATGGAGTGCATTTCTCAAG TACACTGTAAGGTGGGAGAATGGGGAGACTGGGACCTCTGCTTTCGGAGAGGGAGGACCCGGGGCTACAGGAAGTTTGAGGAGGTACGAAGAAGAGAGGTCCTACGGCACCCCACCCTGTACGGCGACCCCTGCCCCAAAGTCAAAGAGTGGAGGAAATGTGTCATCAAAAGGAGACCAAGTCCAG GAAGATCAGATGGCAAAGGCATTAGGCCAACAGAACATTGA
- the LOC106607939 gene encoding centromere protein W isoform X2 — protein MLKRVPKSTLKSLMKKKAHIRVGTAADAMAELNVLLFLHSLAEEARTKAFEEKSANIKAHHVKAVSKKLLKRARG, from the exons ATGTTGAAAAGGGTACCCAAGTCAACATTAAAGTCTCTAATGAAGAAGAAAGCCCACATTCGTGTAGGCACAGCCGCAGATGCAATG GCCGAGCTGAACGTGCTGCTGTTTCTGCATAGTCTCGCAGAAGAGGCGAGGACCAAAGCTTTTGAGGAGAAATCTGCGAATATCAAAGCACACCACGTCAAAGCAGTATCCAAG AAACTTCTGAAACGAGCCAGAGGGTGA
- the LOC106607939 gene encoding centromere protein W isoform X1, with product MLKRVPKSTLKSLMKKKAHIRVGTAADAMAELNVLLFLHSLAEEARTKAFEEKSANIKAHHVKAVSKRKTAVGLKRIPTTEVLNFGVEHPSKDSSQGNF from the exons ATGTTGAAAAGGGTACCCAAGTCAACATTAAAGTCTCTAATGAAGAAGAAAGCCCACATTCGTGTAGGCACAGCCGCAGATGCAATG GCCGAGCTGAACGTGCTGCTGTTTCTGCATAGTCTCGCAGAAGAGGCGAGGACCAAAGCTTTTGAGGAGAAATCTGCGAATATCAAAGCACACCACGTCAAAGCAGTATCCAAG AGGAAGACTGCAGTGGGCCTCAAAAGAATCCCGACAACAGAAGTTTTGAACTTCGGAGTAGAGCACCCGTCAAAGGATTCATCTCAAGG AAACTTCTGA